The following are from one region of the Gammaproteobacteria bacterium genome:
- a CDS encoding type II toxin-antitoxin system prevent-host-death family antitoxin, with product MARTYSIYEAKARFSEVIREVREGETVTVSYRGKPVAEIRAIQKSEAPTLDERLDHLERRGALVRPARARGDFRMVADRPGALGRFLAERAE from the coding sequence CAAAAGCGCGCTTCTCCGAGGTCATTCGCGAGGTGCGGGAAGGCGAGACCGTCACCGTTTCGTACCGGGGCAAGCCGGTGGCGGAAATTCGCGCAATCCAGAAGTCCGAAGCGCCGACGCTGGATGAACGGCTCGATCACCTGGAACGCCGGGGGGCTCTGGTTCGTCCTGCGAGGGCGCGCGGCGATTTCAGGATGGTGGCTGACAGGCCCGGTGCGCTGGGGCGATTCCTGGCGGAGCGCGCCGAATGA